A stretch of the Candidatus Tectomicrobia bacterium genome encodes the following:
- a CDS encoding amino acid permease produces MNKPRRVLSLFDTVSIIVGIVIGAGIFRLPSLVASQLGGEAAILTAWAAGGLISIVGALCIAELATAYPHPGGEYHFLTRAYGRDCGFMFAWARMTVVQTGSIALLAYIFGDYAAQLLPLGPHGTSLYAVAAILFLTAVNLIGIRQTKLVQNLLFAATILGLLCVIGGAFLTPAAPAGRASAPAATPSGVGLAMIFILLTYGGWNEAAYVSAEVKDGPRNMVRGLLLGLGVITLFYVAVNFAYLRVLGVSGVAGSKALASDFMRGIFGEAGVVFMSFLILAIVLASLNVTVLTGARTNFALGRDFPAFGFLSHWSSGGGAPVRALLVQGAIALTLVLLGAFSRRNIELVVDYLSPVFWLFFLLTAISLFVLRRREPGAERPFRVPLYPVTPALFCLTSAYLLYSSLNYTGAGALVGVGVLILGIPFLAWARRRPAPAETTTAA; encoded by the coding sequence ATGAATAAGCCCCGGAGAGTCCTGTCTCTGTTCGACACGGTTTCCATTATCGTGGGCATCGTGATCGGGGCGGGCATTTTCCGGCTGCCGAGCCTGGTCGCCTCTCAGCTGGGCGGCGAGGCGGCCATCCTGACGGCGTGGGCGGCGGGCGGCCTCATCTCCATCGTGGGCGCCCTCTGCATCGCCGAGCTCGCGACCGCCTATCCCCATCCCGGCGGGGAGTATCATTTCCTCACCCGAGCCTACGGGCGCGACTGCGGGTTCATGTTCGCCTGGGCCCGGATGACGGTGGTGCAGACGGGGAGCATCGCCCTGCTCGCCTACATCTTCGGCGACTACGCCGCGCAGCTTCTTCCCCTCGGGCCGCACGGGACATCCCTCTACGCCGTCGCGGCCATCCTGTTCCTGACCGCCGTCAACTTGATCGGCATCCGGCAGACGAAGCTCGTCCAGAACCTCCTGTTCGCGGCGACCATCCTGGGCCTCCTGTGCGTGATCGGAGGCGCGTTCCTGACGCCCGCGGCGCCGGCCGGGCGCGCCTCCGCCCCGGCCGCCACGCCCTCCGGCGTGGGCCTCGCGATGATCTTCATCCTCCTCACCTACGGCGGCTGGAACGAGGCGGCCTACGTCTCCGCCGAGGTGAAGGACGGCCCGCGCAACATGGTACGGGGACTCCTCCTCGGCCTGGGCGTGATCACCCTGTTCTACGTGGCCGTGAACTTCGCCTACCTCCGGGTGCTGGGGGTCTCCGGGGTGGCGGGGTCCAAGGCGCTGGCGAGCGATTTCATGCGCGGGATCTTCGGCGAGGCGGGGGTCGTCTTCATGTCCTTCCTCATCCTGGCGATCGTCCTGGCGTCGCTGAACGTCACCGTACTGACCGGCGCCCGGACGAACTTCGCCTTGGGCCGCGACTTCCCGGCGTTCGGCTTCCTCTCCCACTGGAGCTCCGGGGGAGGGGCGCCGGTGCGGGCGCTCCTGGTGCAGGGGGCGATCGCGCTGACGCTGGTCCTGCTGGGCGCCTTCAGCCGCCGGAACATCGAGCTGGTGGTGGACTATCTCTCCCCCGTCTTCTGGCTCTTCTTCCTGCTGACGGCCATCTCGCTGTTCGTCCTGCGCAGGCGCGAGCCCGGCGCCGAGCGCCCCTTCCGCGTGCCGCTCTACCCGGTCACCCCGGCCCTCTTCTGCCTCACCAGCGCCTATCTGCTGTACTCCAGCCTGAACTACACGGGGGCGGGGGCGCTCGTCGGGGTGGGCGTGCTCATCCTTGGGATTCCCTTTCTCGCCTGGGCGCGCAGACGGCCGGCGCCCGCGGAAACGACAACCGCCGCTTGA
- a CDS encoding class I SAM-dependent methyltransferase, translating into MKRRIRLVPSVLVLLAALAALPFGAAAAPGPALDIHFVPTPEDAVKRMLEMAEVKPSDVVYDLGSGDGRIVISAVRDFKARKGIGVDLDPVRVQEGIANAKAAGVSDRVQFIEGNVFKVDFSEATVVTMYLLTRINIDLRPRILNELRPGTRVVSHQFDMGDWEPDETEHVGKATLYAWTVPAKVEGSWKWEMDGNGYQLQIEQRYQKVSGNLSGGGPGAPIRYGLIKGDRLTFEAPVRGGGTMRFDGKVVGKDAIEGIVSAGGSSQKIVARRAN; encoded by the coding sequence ATGAAACGGAGAATCCGGCTCGTCCCGTCCGTCCTGGTCCTGCTCGCCGCGCTGGCCGCCCTGCCGTTCGGCGCCGCCGCCGCCCCCGGCCCGGCCCTCGACATCCACTTCGTCCCGACGCCCGAGGATGCCGTCAAGAGGATGCTCGAGATGGCCGAGGTGAAGCCCTCGGACGTCGTCTACGACCTGGGCTCCGGCGACGGCCGGATCGTCATCTCGGCGGTGCGCGACTTCAAGGCGCGCAAGGGCATCGGCGTTGACCTGGACCCGGTGCGCGTCCAGGAGGGCATCGCGAACGCCAAGGCCGCCGGCGTGAGCGACCGCGTCCAGTTCATCGAAGGGAACGTCTTCAAGGTCGACTTCAGCGAGGCGACCGTCGTGACCATGTACCTGCTCACGCGCATCAACATCGACCTCAGGCCGCGCATCCTGAACGAACTGAGGCCCGGCACGCGCGTGGTCTCGCACCAGTTCGACATGGGGGACTGGGAGCCGGACGAAACCGAACACGTGGGGAAGGCGACCCTCTACGCCTGGACCGTCCCGGCCAAGGTCGAGGGCAGCTGGAAATGGGAGATGGACGGGAACGGCTACCAGCTCCAGATCGAGCAGCGGTACCAGAAGGTATCGGGGAATCTGAGCGGCGGCGGGCCGGGGGCCCCCATCCGCTACGGGCTGATCAAAGGGGACCGCCTCACCTTCGAAGCTCCCGTGCGGGGCGGCGGCACCATGCGCTTCGACGGCAAAGTGGTGGGCAAGGACGCCATCGAGGGCATCGTCAGCGCCGGCGGGTCGAGCCAGAAAATCGTCGCCCGGCGGGCGAACTGA
- a CDS encoding Gfo/Idh/MocA family oxidoreductase, which translates to MSHTPVKTALVGIGWWSTPIGTAVKNSSRLEIAACFTRNPGKRAAFAKSHGCAEAGSFEEILKDKSIEGILITTPNSAHAGQIQAALRAGKHVWVEKPLTNTLAEAGPVLEAWRASGKVLAVGHCYRRAAGHRVMRRMMDEGAVGRPLWAEAAFTNPAGLTMGPDRWRFFRAECPGGPLMQMGVHHCDTLNYLMGRPVRVTGVHKRLATPAEIDDVTMTIVEHEGGGLSSIACSFVTSGAYSVRVHGTEGILALEMHRENTTLAERTNQETVLTLQPKGKAGFVPVVLPQMTEMIQDELEEFADCVRTGKAPETGPEEGLYALALVEGSCLSAGTGRPVEIRDLLKGLAA; encoded by the coding sequence ATGAGCCACACCCCGGTCAAGACCGCCCTCGTGGGCATCGGCTGGTGGTCCACCCCCATCGGGACGGCCGTGAAGAACAGCTCCAGGCTGGAGATCGCCGCGTGCTTCACGCGCAATCCCGGGAAGCGCGCCGCCTTCGCGAAGTCGCACGGCTGCGCCGAGGCGGGGAGCTTCGAGGAGATTTTGAAAGACAAGTCCATCGAGGGCATATTGATCACGACGCCGAACAGCGCCCACGCCGGGCAGATCCAGGCCGCGCTCCGGGCCGGGAAGCACGTCTGGGTGGAGAAGCCCCTCACCAACACCCTGGCCGAGGCCGGGCCGGTGCTGGAGGCCTGGCGCGCCTCGGGGAAGGTGCTCGCCGTGGGCCACTGCTACCGCCGGGCGGCCGGCCACCGCGTGATGCGCCGGATGATGGACGAGGGGGCCGTGGGGCGCCCGCTCTGGGCGGAGGCCGCCTTCACCAACCCGGCGGGCCTCACCATGGGCCCGGACCGCTGGCGCTTCTTCCGGGCCGAGTGCCCGGGCGGGCCGCTGATGCAGATGGGGGTCCACCACTGCGACACGCTTAATTACCTGATGGGCCGCCCGGTCCGCGTCACCGGGGTGCACAAGAGGTTGGCCACGCCGGCCGAGATCGACGACGTGACGATGACCATCGTCGAGCACGAGGGGGGCGGGCTCTCCTCCATCGCGTGCAGCTTCGTGACCTCGGGGGCGTACTCCGTGCGCGTCCACGGGACGGAGGGCATCCTCGCGCTCGAGATGCACCGGGAGAACACCACCCTCGCCGAGCGGACGAACCAGGAGACGGTCCTCACTCTCCAGCCCAAGGGGAAGGCGGGCTTCGTGCCGGTGGTCCTGCCCCAGATGACGGAGATGATCCAGGACGAGCTGGAGGAGTTCGCGGACTGCGTGCGGACCGGGAAGGCGCCCGAGACGGGGCCGGAGGAGGGCCTTTACGCCCTGGCCCTGGTGGAGGGCTCCTGCCTCTCGGCCGGGACGGGGCGCCCGGTGGAGATCCGGGACCTGCTGAAGGGCTTGGCTGCCTGA
- the priA gene encoding primosomal protein N': MGAVKYTLRPSRPAEAGRDARYVEVALNVPQLDTLTYRASPALAGRLAPGLRVWVPLGSRKVTGYVAAPPAGAPPAGLDPKNLKDIIETLEDEPLIGPEMLELTRWIASYYCCGWGEAIRAALPGLPERRVQTRFRLTEEGRREAVLEAAGLGLPGMEAGGSPRARLLAGLRKGPRTGDALAAALGRGARAELERLEAAGLAERVTEEKEGAAPLTIRMARLLAPLPPGEMEKLRKKAPRQSAALEALAAAPEGRMPLRELEAAAPGARAACAALAKRGAVRLEEDVVPPGAPAPGEGEEAPSSPPILNPAQRDAFEAVAGDLREGKFSVTLLHGVTGSGKTEVYLRLAEEAARMGRGSLVLVPEIGLTPQLLGRFRARFGDRAACLHSAYPERRREGEWRRAWKGEASVVVGTRSAVFAPVRSLGFIAVDEEHDASYKQEESPRYHARDAAIVRARRLGVPVVLGSATPSVESYHNARQGKYRLKELPARPGGRPLPGVRVVDLRKEPGKDARTPLLLGADLSRAIRERLERGEQALLFLNRRGFSSILLCRDCGAAVECPNCSAPLTFHREGGGRLRCHLCDAESRPPGLCPACGSGRVGYFGLGTERVEEAARARFPEARLVRMDRDTVKKPGDYDRLLASVRRGEADVLIGTQMAAKGHDFPRVTLVGVVLADVGLHLPDFRASERTFQLLTQVAGRAGRAELPGEAVIQTFRPEHYAVACAREHDYAGFYAKEIAARERAGYPPFRRLARLRFEAKEEAAAARAGEWSRRFLEKQGARPAGAGGEVEFLGPAPAPLERVRGLWRRHMLLKSRTSGRLGEAVRALMEAFGREKAPRSVQLIVDVDPQNLL, translated from the coding sequence ATGGGCGCCGTGAAGTACACCCTCCGCCCCTCCCGCCCCGCCGAGGCGGGGCGGGACGCGCGCTACGTCGAGGTGGCCCTCAACGTCCCCCAGCTCGACACCCTGACCTACCGCGCCTCCCCCGCCCTCGCGGGGCGGCTCGCGCCCGGCCTCAGGGTGTGGGTGCCGTTGGGCTCGCGCAAGGTGACGGGCTACGTCGCCGCGCCGCCCGCCGGGGCTCCCCCCGCCGGGCTCGACCCCAAGAACTTGAAGGACATCATCGAGACGCTGGAGGACGAGCCCCTCATCGGCCCGGAGATGCTGGAGCTGACGCGCTGGATCGCCTCCTACTACTGCTGCGGCTGGGGGGAGGCCATCCGGGCCGCGCTGCCCGGCCTCCCCGAGCGGCGGGTCCAGACCCGCTTCCGCCTGACCGAGGAGGGCCGGCGCGAGGCCGTCCTCGAGGCGGCGGGGCTGGGCCTCCCGGGCATGGAGGCGGGCGGGAGCCCGCGCGCGCGCCTGCTCGCGGGGCTGCGCAAGGGCCCCCGCACCGGGGACGCCCTCGCGGCGGCGCTGGGCCGGGGGGCGCGGGCCGAGCTGGAGCGCCTGGAGGCGGCGGGCCTGGCCGAGCGGGTAACCGAGGAGAAGGAGGGCGCCGCGCCCCTCACCATCCGGATGGCCCGGCTCCTCGCTCCGCTCCCTCCCGGGGAGATGGAGAAGCTCCGCAAGAAGGCCCCCCGCCAGTCCGCCGCCCTGGAGGCGCTCGCGGCGGCGCCGGAGGGCCGGATGCCGCTGCGGGAGCTGGAGGCGGCCGCGCCCGGCGCGCGGGCGGCCTGCGCCGCCCTGGCGAAGCGGGGGGCGGTGCGCCTCGAGGAGGACGTGGTACCTCCCGGAGCCCCCGCCCCGGGCGAGGGTGAGGAGGCCCCATCCTCTCCGCCCATCCTCAATCCAGCGCAGCGGGACGCCTTCGAGGCCGTGGCGGGGGACCTTCGCGAGGGGAAGTTCTCCGTCACCCTCCTGCACGGGGTGACGGGGAGCGGCAAGACCGAGGTGTATCTGCGCCTCGCGGAGGAGGCCGCGCGCATGGGCCGGGGCTCCCTCGTCCTCGTGCCCGAGATCGGCTTGACGCCCCAGCTCCTCGGGCGCTTCCGGGCCCGGTTCGGGGACCGCGCCGCCTGCCTCCACAGCGCCTACCCCGAGCGGCGGCGGGAGGGGGAGTGGCGGCGGGCCTGGAAGGGGGAGGCCTCCGTCGTGGTGGGCACGCGCTCGGCGGTCTTCGCCCCGGTGAGGAGCCTCGGCTTCATCGCCGTGGACGAGGAGCACGACGCTTCCTACAAGCAGGAGGAGTCCCCCCGCTACCACGCCCGCGACGCCGCCATCGTGCGGGCGCGGCGCCTGGGCGTCCCGGTGGTGCTCGGCTCGGCCACTCCCTCGGTCGAGAGCTACCACAACGCGCGGCAGGGGAAGTACCGCCTGAAGGAGCTCCCCGCGCGCCCCGGGGGGCGGCCCCTGCCCGGGGTGCGGGTGGTGGACCTCCGCAAGGAGCCGGGGAAGGACGCGAGGACGCCGCTCCTCCTCGGCGCCGATCTCTCCCGGGCCATCCGCGAGCGACTGGAGAGGGGGGAGCAGGCGCTCCTCTTCCTCAACCGCCGGGGGTTCTCCTCCATCCTCCTCTGCCGTGACTGCGGCGCGGCGGTCGAGTGTCCGAACTGCTCCGCGCCCTTGACCTTCCACCGCGAGGGAGGGGGCCGGCTGCGCTGCCACCTCTGCGACGCCGAGTCCCGGCCGCCCGGCCTGTGCCCCGCGTGCGGGAGCGGGCGGGTGGGCTACTTCGGCCTGGGCACCGAGCGGGTGGAGGAGGCGGCCCGGGCGCGCTTCCCGGAGGCGCGCCTGGTGCGCATGGACCGCGACACCGTGAAGAAGCCGGGGGACTACGACCGCCTCCTCGCCTCGGTGCGGCGCGGGGAGGCGGACGTGCTCATCGGCACCCAGATGGCGGCCAAGGGGCACGATTTCCCGAGGGTGACCCTCGTCGGGGTGGTGCTGGCCGACGTGGGGCTCCACCTGCCCGACTTCCGGGCCTCGGAGCGCACCTTCCAGCTCCTGACCCAGGTCGCGGGCCGGGCCGGGCGGGCGGAGCTGCCGGGGGAGGCGGTCATCCAGACCTTCCGCCCCGAGCACTACGCCGTGGCCTGCGCCCGGGAGCACGATTACGCCGGCTTCTACGCCAAGGAGATCGCGGCCCGGGAGCGGGCGGGCTATCCCCCCTTCCGCAGGCTCGCGCGGCTGCGCTTCGAGGCGAAGGAGGAGGCGGCGGCCGCCCGCGCCGGTGAGTGGAGCCGCCGCTTCCTGGAGAAGCAGGGCGCCCGCCCGGCGGGGGCGGGAGGGGAAGTCGAGTTCCTGGGGCCCGCGCCCGCGCCCCTGGAGCGTGTGCGGGGGCTGTGGCGGCGGCACATGCTCCTCAAGAGCCGCACCTCGGGCCGGCTGGGCGAGGCGGTGCGCGCCCTGATGGAGGCGTTCGGGCGGGAGAAGGCGCCGCGCTCCGTCCAGCTCATCGTGGACGTGGACCCACAGAATTTGCTGTGA
- a CDS encoding threonine/serine dehydratase, which yields MREPTFQDVLAARRRIAPHLRPTPFLEIPALSRRTGGRFLLKFESMQPIGAFKVRGGVNLVSALSPEERARGLITASTGNHGQSIAWAGRAFGARVLVAAPEGSNPDKIAAMRALGAEVVLKGRDFDDAREWCEAQAGERGMRYVHSANEPLLIAGVATQALEMLEEEPGLDLLLVPLGGGSGVCGSALAAKTVNPAVRVIGVQAAGAPAFHESFRAGAPRPQPSPRTFADGLATRFPYELTFQMLQRWVDDVVLVTEEEMCGAIRLLAFEARAVAEGAGAASTAAALKLDLGGKTVGAVLSGRNITGEMLRVILSGGVPPAAGG from the coding sequence ATGCGCGAGCCCACCTTCCAGGACGTCCTCGCCGCCCGCCGGCGCATCGCGCCCCACCTGCGCCCGACGCCCTTCCTGGAGATCCCGGCCCTCTCCCGGCGCACCGGGGGCCGCTTCCTGCTCAAGTTCGAGTCCATGCAGCCCATCGGCGCCTTCAAGGTGCGGGGGGGCGTGAACCTGGTTTCGGCCCTCTCCCCGGAGGAGCGGGCGCGGGGCCTCATCACCGCCTCGACGGGCAATCACGGCCAGTCCATCGCCTGGGCCGGGCGGGCCTTCGGCGCCCGGGTGCTCGTCGCCGCGCCCGAGGGCTCGAACCCGGACAAGATCGCCGCCATGCGGGCGCTGGGGGCGGAGGTCGTCTTGAAGGGCCGGGACTTCGACGACGCCCGCGAGTGGTGCGAGGCCCAGGCGGGGGAGCGGGGGATGCGCTACGTTCACTCGGCGAACGAGCCCCTGCTCATCGCCGGGGTGGCCACCCAGGCCCTGGAGATGCTGGAGGAGGAGCCGGGGCTCGACTTGCTGCTCGTGCCCCTCGGGGGCGGGAGCGGGGTGTGCGGCTCGGCCCTCGCGGCCAAGACGGTGAACCCGGCCGTCCGCGTCATCGGGGTCCAGGCGGCGGGGGCCCCGGCCTTCCACGAGAGCTTCCGGGCCGGGGCGCCGCGCCCCCAGCCCTCGCCCCGGACCTTCGCCGACGGCCTCGCCACGCGCTTCCCCTACGAGCTCACTTTCCAGATGCTCCAGCGGTGGGTGGACGACGTGGTGCTCGTGACGGAGGAGGAGATGTGCGGGGCCATCCGCCTCCTCGCCTTCGAGGCGCGGGCGGTCGCCGAGGGGGCGGGGGCCGCCTCGACCGCCGCCGCCCTCAAGCTGGACCTCGGGGGGAAGACGGTGGGCGCCGTCCTGAGCGGGCGCAACATCACGGGCGAGATGCTGCGCGTCATCCTCTCGGGCGGCGTCCCGCCCGCGGCGGGGGGATGA
- a CDS encoding DUF362 domain-containing protein gives MSLVAAVRCEGYERAHVEEAVGRLLELLGGAARFARAGERLLLKPNLLKGAPPERAVTTHPEVLRAAIGALRAAAPDLRLRVGDSPAWGGFEASAEAAGLAAICRETGAALTPFAGGVKTPNPKGQVYDHLVLAREAVENGGLINLPKLKTHVQLYMTGAVKNLFGCVAGKRKAWWHFKAGNYQDYFPLMLVETARLLGARLHLLDAVLAMEGNGPANGVPRPMGLLLASEDPVALDRVAVEAAGLDPARLRTLEAARLLGWGETHLAKIEIAGLPLTEARLARPLAEPRMIPIGFSLPRVVKSTLKQQWLLRVEEPLRRIS, from the coding sequence ATGAGCCTTGTCGCCGCCGTCCGCTGCGAGGGCTACGAGCGCGCGCACGTCGAGGAGGCGGTGGGCCGGCTCCTCGAGCTCCTGGGGGGCGCGGCCCGCTTCGCCCGGGCCGGGGAGCGCCTCCTCCTCAAGCCCAACCTCCTGAAGGGCGCCCCGCCCGAGCGGGCCGTCACCACCCATCCCGAGGTGCTGCGCGCCGCCATCGGGGCGCTCCGCGCCGCTGCCCCCGATCTCAGGCTCCGCGTCGGGGACAGCCCCGCCTGGGGCGGCTTCGAGGCCTCCGCCGAGGCGGCGGGCCTCGCGGCCATCTGCCGGGAGACAGGGGCCGCCCTCACGCCCTTCGCCGGAGGCGTGAAGACCCCCAACCCCAAGGGCCAGGTGTACGACCACCTCGTCCTCGCCCGCGAGGCGGTCGAGAACGGCGGCCTCATCAACCTCCCCAAGCTCAAGACCCATGTCCAGCTCTACATGACGGGCGCCGTGAAGAACCTCTTCGGCTGCGTGGCCGGCAAGCGCAAGGCCTGGTGGCACTTCAAGGCGGGGAACTACCAGGACTACTTCCCCCTCATGCTCGTCGAGACGGCCCGGCTCCTGGGGGCGCGCCTGCACCTCCTGGACGCGGTGCTCGCCATGGAGGGGAACGGCCCCGCGAACGGTGTCCCCCGCCCCATGGGCCTGCTCCTGGCCTCCGAGGACCCGGTGGCCCTCGACCGGGTGGCGGTCGAAGCCGCCGGGCTCGACCCCGCCCGCCTGCGCACCCTCGAGGCCGCCCGCCTGCTGGGATGGGGGGAGACCCATCTCGCCAAGATCGAGATCGCCGGCCTTCCCCTCACCGAGGCCCGCCTGGCCCGCCCCCTGGCCGAGCCCCGGATGATCCCCATCGGCTTCAGCCTCCCCCGGGTGGTCAAGAGCACCCTCAAGCAGCAGTGGCTCCTGCGGGTCGAGGAGCCCCTGCGGCGGATCTCGTAA
- a CDS encoding DoxX family protein, protein MDRALWIVQGLLALLFLWAGGMKLVLPLEKLAGPVTLPGLFVRFIGVVEVLGALGLLLPGLLGIRTGLTPLAAAGLVIIMIGAVGVTLAGGEIAGALISAVVGLLAAFVAWGRWRLVPLGGKARR, encoded by the coding sequence ATGGACCGCGCGCTGTGGATCGTTCAGGGGCTGCTCGCGCTTCTCTTCCTGTGGGCGGGCGGGATGAAGCTGGTCCTGCCGCTCGAAAAGCTGGCGGGGCCGGTGACGCTGCCGGGTCTTTTCGTGCGGTTCATCGGGGTGGTGGAAGTGCTCGGCGCGCTCGGCCTGCTCCTCCCCGGGCTCCTGGGCATCCGGACGGGCCTGACCCCCCTGGCCGCCGCCGGGCTGGTGATCATCATGATCGGGGCGGTGGGCGTCACGCTGGCGGGGGGCGAGATCGCGGGGGCGCTCATCTCGGCGGTGGTGGGGCTCCTCGCGGCCTTCGTCGCCTGGGGCCGCTGGCGGCTCGTGCCGCTGGGGGGGAAGGCGCGGCGGTAG
- a CDS encoding SDR family oxidoreductase, which produces MDLMLQGKAAMISGGSRGLGYHIARGLAGEGCRVAVGARGEARLNEAVKELNAIREGSAVGFQGDITAPGVPEAFLKRTLEAFGGVDILVNNAGGARPGAVVDLTEEDWRAAFGTNLFHAVALSRLAIPEMRKRGGGSILNVASIYGREGGGSATYNASKAALIGFSKALAQQVAKDNIRVNAIAPGSILFPGGSWDRRVKEAPDGLKGFIDSDLPLGRFGRPEELAAAAVFMVSPRASLVHGACWAVDGGQSRSNI; this is translated from the coding sequence ATGGACCTCATGCTCCAGGGCAAGGCCGCCATGATCTCCGGCGGGAGCCGGGGGCTGGGCTACCACATCGCGCGCGGGCTGGCCGGGGAGGGCTGCCGGGTCGCGGTGGGCGCCCGGGGGGAGGCGCGCCTGAATGAGGCGGTGAAAGAGCTGAACGCCATCCGGGAGGGCTCCGCGGTCGGCTTCCAGGGGGACATCACCGCGCCGGGCGTCCCCGAGGCCTTCCTGAAAAGGACGCTGGAGGCCTTCGGCGGGGTGGACATTCTCGTCAACAACGCGGGCGGGGCGAGGCCGGGCGCGGTGGTAGACCTCACGGAGGAGGACTGGCGGGCCGCCTTCGGCACCAACCTCTTCCACGCCGTGGCGCTCTCGCGCCTCGCCATCCCGGAGATGAGGAAGCGGGGCGGGGGCTCCATCCTGAACGTGGCCTCCATCTACGGCCGGGAGGGGGGCGGCTCGGCCACCTACAACGCCTCCAAGGCCGCCCTCATCGGCTTCTCGAAGGCCCTGGCCCAGCAGGTGGCCAAGGACAACATCCGGGTGAACGCCATCGCCCCCGGCAGCATCCTCTTCCCGGGCGGGAGCTGGGACCGCCGGGTGAAGGAGGCCCCGGACGGCTTGAAGGGCTTCATCGACTCGGACCTCCCGCTCGGGCGCTTCGGCCGGCCCGAGGAGCTGGCCGCGGCGGCGGTGTTCATGGTGAGCCCCCGCGCCAGCCTCGTCCACGGCGCCTGCTGGGCCGTGGACGGGGGCCAGAGCCGATCGAATATTTGA
- a CDS encoding SDR family oxidoreductase — protein sequence MDLMLNGKVAIVSGGSKGIGLHIARDLAAEGCRVMVGARGEKDLNQAVQDINAQGKGKAAGFAGDVTKPGVPEALLKKALEAFGGVDILVNNVGGSDPKPLLETTDEDWRHVFGLNLYHAVALSRLAIPEMKKRGGGAILNIASIAGRESGSAMTYNSSKAALISFSKALAQQVAKDNIRVNSLAPGSILFPGGVWDRRIAAAPDGLKGWIASAMPFGRMGRPEEVSAVAVFMVSPRASLVHGACWNVDGCQSRSNI from the coding sequence ATGGACCTGATGCTGAACGGCAAGGTGGCGATCGTCTCGGGCGGGAGCAAGGGCATCGGCCTCCACATCGCCCGCGACCTGGCCGCCGAGGGCTGCCGCGTGATGGTGGGCGCCCGGGGCGAGAAGGACCTCAACCAGGCCGTCCAGGACATCAACGCCCAGGGGAAGGGCAAGGCCGCGGGCTTCGCCGGGGACGTGACGAAGCCGGGCGTCCCCGAGGCGCTCCTGAAGAAGGCGCTGGAGGCCTTCGGCGGGGTGGACATCCTCGTCAACAACGTGGGAGGGAGCGACCCCAAGCCCCTCCTCGAAACCACGGACGAGGACTGGCGCCACGTCTTCGGCCTCAACCTCTACCACGCCGTGGCGCTCTCGCGCCTCGCCATCCCCGAGATGAAGAAGCGCGGCGGGGGCGCCATCCTCAACATCGCCTCCATCGCCGGGCGCGAGTCGGGCTCGGCCATGACCTACAATTCCTCCAAAGCCGCCCTCATCAGCTTCTCCAAGGCGCTGGCCCAGCAGGTGGCGAAGGACAACATCCGGGTGAACTCCCTCGCCCCCGGCAGCATCCTCTTCCCGGGCGGGGTCTGGGATCGGCGCATCGCGGCCGCCCCGGACGGCCTCAAGGGCTGGATCGCCTCCGCCATGCCCTTCGGCCGCATGGGCCGGCCCGAGGAGGTCTCGGCCGTGGCCGTCTTCATGGTGAGCCCGCGCGCCAGCCTCGTGCATGGCGCCTGCTGGAACGTGGACGGCTGCCAGAGCCGGTCGAATATCTAA